In Anolis carolinensis isolate JA03-04 unplaced genomic scaffold, rAnoCar3.1.pri scaffold_14, whole genome shotgun sequence, the following proteins share a genomic window:
- the stx5 gene encoding syntaxin-5, with product MYTRRRHGSRNTEQGVYLGPSQTQVLPPPLAATVNPADASPAAPPPPQWDTMSCQDRTQEFLSACKSLQSRQNGLQLNKPVLSAVRQRSEFSVMAKRIGKDLSNTFAKLEKLTILAKRKSLFDDKAIEIEELTYIVKQDINSLNKQIAQLQEFVKAKGSQSGRHVQTHSNTVVVSLQSKLASMSNDFKSVLEVRTENLKQQKTRREQFSRPPVSAMPLSTSNLSGSAMLQDEPRHSGDVAIDMDSRTSQQLQLINEQDSYIQSRADTMQNIESTIVELGSIFQQLAHMVKEQEETIQRIDANVEDAQLNVEGAHTEILKYFQSVTSNRWLMVKIFLILIVFFIIFVVFLA from the exons ATGTATACGAGGAGACGCCACGGCTCTAGAAACACCGAGCAAGGCGTTTACCTGGGACCTTCCCAGACCCAAGTCCTGCCGCCGCCGCTTGCTGCGACTGTCAATCCTGCCGACGCATCTCCTGCCGCACCACCCCCACCCCAGTGGGACACCATGTCCTGTCAGGATCGCACCCAGGAGTTCCTCTCGGCCTGCAAATCTTTGCAAAGCAGACAG AATGGGCTTCAGCTCAACAAACCGGTGCTCAGTGCTGTACGTCAACGAAGCGAATTCTCCGTTATGGCCAA GCGCATCGGGAAGGACCTCAGCAACACATTTGCCAAGCTAGAGAAGCTAACCATCT TGGCCAAGCGGAAATCACTCTTTGATGACAAGGCAATAGAGATAGAAGAGCTGACCTACATTGTGAAGCAG GACATCAACAGCCTGAACAAACAAATCGCACAACTGCAGGAATTTGTCAAGGCCAAAGGCAGCCAGAGTGGGAGACATGTGCAAACACACTCAAACACAGTGGTCGTGTCACTTCAG TCCAAGCTCGCCTCCATGTCCAATGACTTCAAGTCTGTTCTGGAAGTGCGGACAGAG AATCTCAAGCAGCAGAAGACTCGCCGAGAACAGTTTTCCCGCCCGCCGGTTTCTGCCATGCCCCTCTCCACAAGCAACCTAA GTGGCTCCGCTATGCTTCAGGACGAACCGCGGCATTCGGGAGACGTGGCGATCGACATGGACAGCCGGACCAGCCAGCAGTTGCAGCTCATCAATGAACAG GATTCCTATATCCAGAGTCGGGCAGACACCATGCAGAACATTGAATCGACCATCGTAGAGCTGGGCTCCATATTCCAGCAGCTGGCCCACATGGTCAAAGAGCAGGAAGAAACCATCCAGAG AATTGACGCCAACGTGGAAGATGCCCAGCTCAACGTCGAAGGCGCACATACCGAGATCCTGAAGTACTTCCAGTCTGTGACTTCCAACCGGTGGCTGATGGTGAAGATCTTCCTCATCCTTATtgtcttcttcatcatcttcGTGGTGTTCCTGGCCTGA